cggagcctgtgctctgcaacgggagaggccacaacagtgagaggcccgcgtaccgcaaaaaaaaaaaaaacaacaaaaaaaaaaaaaaaaacaaagaaaactaaccTCCCCATATTTCAGGGCAACCTGTCactttctgagatggcccacactctgtctatggagtcCGTATCACTCTCAGTAagtccacttcttacctatcactttgcctcttgctgaattccttcCGCAACAacacataaagaacctgagcttcattaagtcctgagaccaggtatGTGATTTCACCAGGGAGATTGTGAGTTCAAGTCCCCTCCTAAGCCAGAgattgtgggttcaagtcccatctgAAGTGCGACTGGCTTCAAGTCCCAACCTATAGTGTTTGTTTTCAGCAGCACTAGGCACATTTCAAGCGCTCAACAGCCACTTGAACAGCgtgtatttataaaacatttccatcaccaaagaaagttctactggacagcctTGCATGGATCTTGGTGACTGTTCTAAAAATGAAGGCTAATCCTAGGTCCCTCTTTGGTCCGCAAGAATTCTGAGGCTCCTACTGCCTAAAAGCTGATGCTTTGGAGAAGCATAAAGGACGTCAGGAGTCGGGAGGGCACAGAGAACATTACTCCACCCAGATACTTTCCAAACTTCTCAGCAAGattctgggatcttcccggattgaaGGCGGGCCAAGAACTTTGAGCTCATTGGCTGGTGGTGGAGGGGTGGGCGAGTTGCCAGCTCTTTCCTCTGATTGGACATTTTCTCTTAGCAGAAAACCAATCATCGAGGGAGGTGGGGCGTGGCCAGGCTCGCCTACAGGCCCTTCCGCGAGTTCCAGCGCCCACCCACCCCGCTGGCGTGTCAGATTGGTGGTGAGTTCTGAACCCCTACCACCTAAGGGGCCCTTCCGCCCTGGAATCCCGCTCGCGTTGGCCGACAAGGAGGTGGGGCAGGTCCTCCCTCCCGCCGCGGGGAACACCCCTTCCAGCAGCCCTGAGTCCCCAGGTGTCCAGCCTCGCCCTCCCTGCGCTcagtgtccccacccccacccccagtgaaaTGGGATTGCATTGTGCCGGTGGCCGGGAGAGGTCCCCTCCTGACAGCCTCCTCTGCTGGGCatgatgggtgggagggaggtgagaCTGAGGTGGGCCTCAGGACACGGAAGCCGTGTCCCACAGGAGGATGGCTCTGGAAGAGGGCCGGAGCCTGCCCGAGGTGCGGGCGCGAGTGGGGGCTTCGCATGGCATCACCGACCTGGCCCACAAGCTTCACTTCTATGACCAATGGGCTCCGGATTATGACCAGGTAAACCGGCCGGGTCCTCACCTCTGCTTCCATCTGCTTGCCCGGCCTCAGTTTTCGTGTCTGTAAAGCCGGAATAGTGAGCCTTGCATCATCGCAGGGCAACGAATGTGAGAGGGAAGTAAGACCTGGGTGCAGCCCTGCAGTCCTGTCTTCTGGGACTGGCTCCTCTTCAGCGCATCCACAGTGGCCCTGCCCTCTCACCAGCCCCATCTTCCTGACTGGCAGACCCTAGAGATCAGGGGCCAAGACATCCCCACCCTGGGACTGCAGTCCAGGCAGAGGTGCCACTGAGGGGTCAGTATGAACTAAGCAGAGAGCCATGCCAAGGCCCACAGAAAAGACCCCAGCCGTGGGCTGAGGCCTACTCTCCAGTCCCCGCCCCTTGACAGAGGAAAGCACCTCATACCTGGTTCTCCCCTCACTGTAGTCCCAGCAGGCCTTGGGCCCCCGACACACACAGCTAGGCCGGGCTGACTCCTAGACCACCCAAAAGGAGGTCCCCCAAACACTGGGGCACGGGGTGGCTCTTGGTGCAGCACTCTGTCCCCAGGACGTGGCCGCCCTGCAGTACCACGCTCCCCAGCTCGCAGTGGACTGCCTCACCCAAGCCCTTCCAGGTCCACCCCACGCTGCCCTGATCCTGGACGTGGCCTGTGGTACTGGCCTAGTGGCTGCAGAGGTGAGACCACCCTAGATCCCCTGCCCTCCCTTCAGCCCCCACTTGCTCAAAATTCCTACTACCCCAGGCCCCAGATCCCCGCCTTCCTGCTCAGACTCACTGGTTCCAAACACTTGGGCTACATCCACTGCGGGGACCACTGTCCTCCCCGAGGTGCAGGGACCTAAGTGGGAGGCGGCAGGTATGAATTGTGACtgggtccccccaccccagctgcagGCTCGGGGCTTCCTCCAGCTGCATGGGGTAGATGGGAGCCCAGGGATGCTGGAACAGGCCCGGGCCCGTGGCCTCTACCAGCGCCTCAGCCTCTGCACCCTGGGTCAGGAGCCTCTACCCAGCTCTGAAGGTACTCCCCTACCCCCTTCAGCACCCGAAGGCACACCCTCTGACCAAGCCCACCTGACGTAGCCCCTTTCTTTTGCCAAGACTCCATCCCCCTTGCCTAGCCCTCCACAAGCCCCCTCCCACGCTGAGTCCTATTCTCTTTTCGAGCCCCCCAATCCCTCACTGAGACGCTTTCTCTGAAACTTCCGTCCCATGATCTGACCTCAGTCCAGGACTGGGCCACATCTGCCGTATCCCCCACGGGATCTGGGTCCCACAGACACCAGTGGCAGGCCTGGTCCCTCCCCAGGCCCCGTCATGCGCACCCTCCCCCAGGGTGGTCTGAGGCCACACTGAAGACAAACCACCACACCACGTCCGCACCTCCACACAGGGACCTTCGACGCGGTGCTGATGGTGGGCGCCCTCAGTGATGGCCAGGTGCCCTGCAGTGCCCTACCTGAGCTCCTGCGGGTTACCAAGCCAGGTGAGCAGCAGCCCATCCAGCCACACGCAGGCACCTTCCCTTCTCCACACCCACAGACGCAAGCCTCAGAAAGCCTCAGGCCAAGCGAGAGTAGGGttatgcccagggtcacacagcctggCATCCCAGCCACAGCTGCCGTCCCAGGCTCTGCTGCAGCCGCCACCATGAACAGACCCAGGCAAACAGGCAGGGCAGGCAGGTTGCCAGCTTGCCTCTTATCCACTGGGAAACCGGAAGCAACTCCACTCTCCTCTCcagcctctatttcctcatcagTAAGCAGAGTGGCACAGTCCCTTCCCCGTAGGATTACGGTGAGAATTGGGTCAAGTAGTGTCTGTAAGGACTGTGTTTcagtcctggcacatagtaggggctccGTTGAGTTCCCTCATCTTCCAGCTTCCCCACTAACCTAGGGGGAGTCCCTTTCTCTTTcgtgacctcagtttcctcatctgtgaaatggggctgctCAGGTGAGATGATAGATGTGAGTGCTTTATCTATAAACTCCACAAGTGGGGCTGATGTGCAGGTGAGGGTTGTGTTTACTGTGCTGCTACTGTATGCCTTGCCCCGTGCTTGCTTCTGCCCTGGGGAGAAGGTACACACCCGACCCACCTGCCCCGGAAAGGGGCCAGGGGAAAAAGACCAAGCCCGAGGTGGGCCCACAGGGCTGTGGGTGCTCAATGCCCTGAGAATTCAGACAAGCGAGGCATTTGGGACAGCTGGGATGGGGAGTGAGGGGCAGTCCACGCAGGAACACAGCCTAAGTGAAGTCCCAGGTAGAAAGGAGAGTGGTGGCGTGTGAGGACCACGAGGCTCAGACCTGGCTGCAGGACAGGATCTGGAAGTCCCGAAGGTGCCCCATCACAGCAAGATTGCATCTGGTCCCTGCCCCTTCACCCCTGCTGGGCTCAGCAGGGGCTCTGGCTAAGTCAAGACAGGTCTAGGCAGGCCTCATCCTCAGGGAACCGCAGAGGCTGACAGATGCAGGGACACTGGTGGCATCAGAGAGAGAGGTAGTGATCAGGCTCGGGAGGGCAGGAAACTCCCATCACCTGAACAAGTAAGGACCAGACCTCCTCGCCCAGCCTGTGCTTGCCAGTCCCCTCAGCCGGCCAGACTGCCCGCCCACATGTCACAGCCTCCTTGCTTCAGAGCCTTTCCTCTCACGAAGCCCCTCTCCGCCAGTAGCACCCTGCTTCTCCttacctcctcctccaggaagccttccagacTCCTGTCTCTCCTGAGTATATCTGAGCCCGCATACACTAGGTGCCTGGAGAAGACCTGGAGTGACAAggtcgttcattcattcagccagtgcTTACTGACTGTGCTGGCCTTCCTGTGAGACAGGGTAACCATGCCTGCAagctgggaaactgaggctccaagaggtGAAGGGAGTTGCCCAAGTTCCAAAGCCCATGAGCATTCAGACACAGCCGTATCCTCCAGGAGAGGGGCTGGGTGAACAGTGAGAAGGGAGCCCCCTCTGACAAGGGGATTCAGCCAAAAATTCCCAGCATAAAGGACACTCAGGCCTTGAAAGGTGTGTAGGAGGCTGGTAAGCTGAGGAAGCAGAGGGTATTCCTGGGGGAGGGATCAGTGAGCACCAGGGGCTTGGAGGTGGGAAAGGCTGGCCCGGGGGCAAAGCTGGGAGAACTTCCTCCCTTGAGGATGTGAGCAGGAAGGGGACAACCTTCCTGTCCCtggctcctgcccctccctcactcgcctgctccttccccacccctccccaggtgGGCTGCTGTGTCTGACCACCAGGACCAACCCATCCAACCTGCGTTACAAAGAGGCGCTGGAGGCCACCCTGGCCAGGCTGGAGCAGGCCAGGGCTTGGGAACGCCTGGTGGCCTGGCCTGTGGACCAGTGGGAACTGGCCACCTCCGAGCTCGAGGTGGGGCCTGGCACCTCTGACAGCGACGGCTTCATCTCCGGCATCGTCTACCTGTACCGAAAGCAGGAGGCAGCCCAGGCTGAGGGAGTGAGGCCCAGTGCCTAGCCCCCAGCTGGCCTCCGAGCCTCCATGAGGCCTCGGCCAGGCCCGTGGTTGGGCCTCCTCTGCTTTGCCTGTAAAACGAGGCCGCTgcaccagccctgcccctcaggAGAGCCATGCCTATTAAATGAGTCCCAGAAGCGGCAGCAGAGCTCTGGCTCGGCGGTTTTCTCACCCCTGCAAAGAGTGACATCTGTCCCTATGGAggacagaagagaagaaacaggaCAGAGAGGGGCCCCATCCCTGGCTGTCCCTGTGCCAGGCATGATAGGGCCACAGATGTGACTCTGACCCCTCCCGGGGTGGAGGGCCCTCTCCCTCTAACTCACAGACCAGGAACCCGTGCTCACGCATCTGGGCCTTGGCCAAACACTTTCACGTGTCCAGGATTCGGTTTCTCATCTCTAAAGGGATCGGAACGCGGAGCCGAGGGGCTCAGGGCGTAGCTTGGAGGCTGCCCCAGAGCTGGGCAGGTGAAAGGGCCTCGGTGACTGTCCGCACCAGCACCAGGTGGGGATGTGAACAGGGCTGATGATAATGCCTCCAGACAGGagccagggaaggcttcatggaggaggaggCGCAGAGCTGAGCCTTCGGGACTAGAATTCAGAAGGgtggagaaaggaagagggacGTTCCAGGCTGAGGGCAGAGACAGCCTGAGCAAAGGCTGGGAGAAGGGACCTGGGGGGTGAGCAGACCAGCCTGGAGGCCCAGACGGAGCTGGAACaaaaggaggggagggcaggtggcCCATCCCCCAGGGCTGGCTGTTCTCATCTTTCCTCCCTCCTACAGTCCCCAGCACTTTCCTAAGGTCCTGGGCTTTACGCTCTGACAAATGGAGGGCTTGAGCAAGGTGACTCCAAAGCTCGGGGCCAGTTTCGACGTCTCACAATTCCCCAGAACCAGTTTTGTAAGTCTTCTGGTCCTGGCCACCACACGGTCGTCCTGCCCCTCACCACCCCCCTGCCCAGGCTTCcaaccctgccctcccctccacctccgcAGCTGAAATCAGAAACGATACAGTCTTCCTGTGCACAGGTCCCATTTATTGtagaaaataa
The sequence above is a segment of the Orcinus orca chromosome 16, mOrcOrc1.1, whole genome shotgun sequence genome. Coding sequences within it:
- the METTL27 gene encoding LOW QUALITY PROTEIN: methyltransferase-like protein 27 (The sequence of the model RefSeq protein was modified relative to this genomic sequence to represent the inferred CDS: inserted 2 bases in 1 codon), producing the protein MALEEGRSLPEVRARVGASHGITDLAHKLHFYDQWAPDYDQDVAALQYHAPQLAVDCLTQALPGPPHAALILDVACGTGLVAAELQARGFLQLHGVDGSPGMLEQARARGLYQRLSLCTLGQEPLPSSEGTFDAVLMVGALSDGQVPCSALPELLRVTKPGGLLCLTTRTNPSNLRYKEALEATLARLEQARAWERLVAWPXWTSGNWPPPSSRWGLAPLTATASSPASSTCTESRRQPRLRE